The following proteins are co-located in the Silene latifolia isolate original U9 population chromosome 1, ASM4854445v1, whole genome shotgun sequence genome:
- the LOC141653098 gene encoding uncharacterized protein LOC141653098 gives MRKAVMTEAHCTPYSVHPGGDKLYKDLKRTFWWPEIKNDAVAFVARCLTCQRVNGEQRRPQDTWSKLQLANGYRKHVVRLHGVPKDIVLDRDASFILRFWQELQELMGTTLKMSTSFHPAIDGQTK, from the exons ATGAGAAAGGCGGTCATGactgaggctcattgcactccttattcagtgcatccgggtggtgacaaactGTACAAAGACTTGAAAAGGACCTTTTGGTGGCCCGAGATTAAGAATGATGCCGTGGCGTTTGTAGCTAGATGTTTGACTTGTCAGAGGGTCAATGGTGAACAAcgaagaccgcaag ATACATGGAGCAAGCTGCAACTGGCTAATGGTTATCGGAAGCATGTGGTAAGGTTGCATGGGGTACCGAAAGACATAGTGTTAGATAGGGATGCAAGCTTTATATTACGATTCTGGCAGGaattgcaggagttgatgggtactactttgaagatgagtacatcattCCATCCTGCGATTGACGGACAAACAAAATGA